In one window of bacterium DNA:
- a CDS encoding sigma-54 dependent transcriptional regulator codes for MLERPLGPFLLIDDDIYLLPKLTETLRAMGYVVDPAQSPKEALELLAAQNYTLVITDLAMPGTEGLSIYESIREVDPVVPVIIITGYGSPDEAALAMKMGCTDYLRKPIDPDELVFRIEKARHQSMMQAEVVSLRAQLKRSVTEQTIVGASAAMRLVMDKIAMAADSDVTVLIRGETGTGKELVAKAIHNSGPRAKHPFVTVACAAIPQTLLEGQLFGHKKGAYTGADRDQEGLIESAERGTLFLDEIGEVDAASQVKLLRFLESGEVRPLGSTKMHILSVRVVAASNLDMEQAMEKNLFRKDLFYRLNVFPVTLPPLRERKEDIPLLVRHFAELHSPELSGESKTFSPEAIKKLLGYDWPGNVRELENKVRQAILLTHEEVVRPSAVELSVRRRPGSSAKFAEVKKEAMDRAEKQFLKEMLDRANGVIMLAAKLAGLHRKNFSILMKKHGIRAEEFRRRKTRGDGDSGLNS; via the coding sequence ATGCTAGAAAGACCCTTGGGGCCATTTCTTCTTATAGACGATGATATTTATCTTCTTCCGAAGCTGACAGAAACCCTTCGGGCCATGGGCTATGTGGTTGACCCAGCCCAATCACCCAAAGAAGCACTGGAACTGTTGGCGGCCCAAAACTACACGTTGGTTATAACTGACCTGGCGATGCCAGGAACAGAGGGCCTCTCAATCTACGAGTCGATACGAGAGGTTGACCCAGTTGTCCCTGTAATCATCATAACCGGCTACGGTTCCCCTGACGAGGCGGCATTGGCGATGAAGATGGGATGCACTGACTATCTGCGTAAGCCTATTGATCCTGACGAGTTGGTTTTCCGCATTGAGAAGGCGCGTCATCAGTCAATGATGCAAGCGGAGGTCGTGTCGCTCCGTGCACAGCTCAAGCGGTCCGTGACAGAGCAAACCATAGTCGGCGCCTCTGCTGCAATGCGGCTGGTCATGGACAAGATCGCGATGGCTGCAGATTCAGACGTTACCGTTCTGATCAGGGGAGAGACCGGAACGGGGAAGGAACTGGTGGCAAAGGCCATACACAACAGCGGTCCCCGAGCCAAGCACCCCTTCGTTACAGTGGCCTGCGCAGCAATCCCACAGACACTTCTTGAGGGGCAACTGTTCGGTCACAAGAAAGGCGCCTACACGGGCGCGGATAGAGATCAGGAGGGCCTGATAGAGTCGGCAGAACGCGGCACGCTGTTTCTTGATGAGATTGGTGAGGTTGATGCGGCATCACAGGTGAAGCTGCTGAGATTCCTGGAGTCAGGGGAAGTGAGACCATTGGGCAGCACTAAGATGCACATCTTGAGCGTTCGAGTGGTCGCGGCGAGCAATCTTGACATGGAGCAAGCCATGGAGAAGAACCTCTTCAGAAAGGACCTTTTCTACAGGCTTAACGTATTCCCCGTTACTCTGCCGCCTCTGCGCGAGCGCAAGGAAGACATTCCACTACTTGTGAGGCATTTCGCCGAACTTCATAGCCCTGAGCTCTCGGGCGAAAGCAAAACCTTCTCACCTGAAGCCATTAAGAAGCTACTTGGCTATGACTGGCCGGGAAACGTGCGGGAGCTTGAGAACAAAGTTCGTCAGGCGATCCTGCTCACGCATGAGGAGGTTGTGAGACCCTCTGCTGTTGAGCTTTCAGTTCGGAGGAGGCCGGGGTCGAGTGCAAAGTTTGCTGAGGTGAAAAAGGAAGCGATGGACAGGGCTGAAAAGCAATTCCTTAAGGAAATGCTCGACAGGGCCAACGGGGTCATCATGTTGGCGGCGAAACTCGCGGGATTGCACCGGAAGAACTTCTCGATTCTGATGAAAAAGCACGGAATACGAGCGGAAGAATTCCGTAGGCGAAAGACGCGGGGAGACGGTGATTCAGGGCTTAACTCATGA
- a CDS encoding ATP-binding protein, producing the protein MWEDFAQKLFDGRYEFLSLLGKGSWSEVVRAFDRTRSSEVAVKLLMDRAGDDVLADRFSRSEFRAMANIDHPNVVRVLDFGQSPEGIRYYTMEIVPGEALSEYVGELRGRRFENVFEGLCRALWAVHTKGCLHCDVKPDNVMLVSKQRKYEPVLMDFGLSIDLSAGSKASPRGTPLYAAPEMLAGLEVDARADIYSLGMTLLEVLTGKLPFEGLSLSSILSAKGSNEMTRESLARVPKRYRDSIAMMTAPDPRDRFPSCLAVLNTMAAKSSRDTDLPSPPPVQRHLLRPDLIGRTKELEAITRSVDDLEKNKGGCILIQGARGTGKTRLLEEARYYAQLSGARVVATTDHPGSTRGPSLFSTLRSAVNLKEPNEESRNHYEMLVRQIRTLSRERPLVLLIDDIHKLETNDAKLLTVLAHRAARGGYLIVSSMPVRAYHKGSDIDLYLDALGDEEGFVRLKLDSLELKDVLRLCESMLGSTDNMADVAGFLIARTGGNVGACVELLNTLAQEGRLNHRLGQWSVTSDGAGQTKKRGRRSAVRLNSVTTGLRTVLLTAAISGPRGPASIALRTTGLAQDEFAEQVLRLESMGILVWETVRNQAFLRFLDPTLPVRLIEKADRDLVAQLSGKATEVLLSCWSKGQPFDPVRLVEHLSRAGRPREALEVAITESERQESDGAYWLGIQLLTRALRISRSLLSPDVLRETELHVSIARMTRSRGDASAALDHCEKGLSLLRRAGLRGSDTKISTAVQLERQAGLCCEDLSEYDGAIDHYRQALSLLGPFCQNPEHKRRWMELQSLLGWTQMLARRYDESEKTTKELLKHVDAESFPEQAIQALNILGWICFYRAKPQEGLKYFRRGLSEAHGDSLSADAEFQSLTGAASASWLMGQWTDAVSYYQRALDLAERNRNPALKSKAIGNLAVAEYQLGKLRLAEKHFREFLALAIEGGLIETYVIALGNLGALLRDQGRNEQARELLEKARRIARKKHYDRHVLLIEGNIGELMLNKGEYKRSESLLRKVLQRVRKGGYADLVPEAYRRMACVALKQGSSRRFDYYARKCEECAQHVGDQLELCYLERLKAHCYILRNQYQKAEETFRNVASSFESSGASFEEALTKLQWAELCLKEGRVAQTEQLLSGLESVFDEAGATRHLDRVRSLRQELSQRITCSDEIAHVLKAFKKLRASDDVETALRSVAQTMVLTTGADRGLVIGLNRRGMIQFEASANFAGALEQDLNVSSRILEYVAKSREPLLIESAMTDPRFLDSSSIRSLQLGSVICVPVFAGDNVQAVLYADGKKSHLFREHRDFSLMQLVSHHVGLFLDNLRIRSENQLVEELITCLAHEMRSLLSAVLCSLKMMTMPSKQPLSYHVGSANEQVRRLSRLADETIDLIRCKSRFRDLGSERIDMNALIRHTVKALELIVHERRLSLDLELWDGLPAVKGQTEALEQVVANLVTNACKYTSSGGAIRIKSRLRSSVRDQSTSGSSYLYLSDDRNWKGSFVAISVINDGEGMDEAECERVFQKFARARKVESERRVSGSGLGLYICRKIVEQHGGRIWATPQKGKGTDITFTLPIASPPEVA; encoded by the coding sequence ATGTGGGAAGATTTTGCTCAGAAGTTGTTCGATGGGAGATATGAGTTTCTTAGCCTTTTGGGCAAGGGCTCATGGAGTGAGGTTGTGCGCGCCTTCGATAGGACCCGTTCAAGTGAAGTGGCTGTGAAGCTGCTAATGGATCGAGCCGGAGACGATGTTCTAGCCGACCGTTTTTCCCGCAGCGAATTCAGGGCAATGGCCAACATCGACCATCCAAATGTGGTCCGCGTTCTGGACTTCGGGCAAAGCCCCGAAGGGATTCGCTATTACACAATGGAGATCGTGCCTGGCGAGGCGCTCTCGGAGTATGTTGGCGAGCTTCGAGGAAGACGTTTTGAGAATGTCTTTGAGGGTCTGTGCCGCGCACTGTGGGCGGTTCACACGAAGGGATGTCTGCACTGCGACGTGAAACCTGACAATGTTATGCTCGTCTCGAAACAGAGGAAGTATGAGCCTGTTCTGATGGATTTTGGCCTGAGTATCGATCTCTCAGCCGGATCTAAGGCCTCTCCACGCGGTACGCCCCTGTATGCGGCTCCAGAGATGCTAGCAGGGCTGGAGGTTGACGCGAGAGCTGACATCTATTCGCTGGGGATGACACTGCTGGAGGTGTTAACGGGCAAGCTCCCGTTTGAGGGCCTGAGCCTCTCATCTATTCTATCAGCAAAGGGCTCGAACGAAATGACAAGGGAATCACTAGCTAGGGTCCCTAAGCGCTATAGGGATAGTATTGCTATGATGACTGCCCCCGACCCGAGGGACCGGTTCCCGTCCTGCCTTGCCGTTCTTAACACAATGGCTGCGAAAAGCAGCCGTGACACAGACCTGCCCTCACCTCCACCTGTTCAACGCCATCTTCTTCGCCCTGATTTGATTGGAAGAACAAAGGAGTTAGAAGCGATCACGCGGAGCGTAGATGATCTTGAGAAGAACAAGGGAGGCTGCATACTGATACAGGGGGCGAGGGGGACCGGCAAGACCCGTCTTCTTGAGGAGGCAAGGTATTACGCGCAGCTTTCAGGTGCAAGGGTCGTGGCGACGACCGACCATCCAGGCTCTACACGGGGGCCATCGCTCTTTTCTACCCTTAGAAGCGCCGTGAACCTGAAAGAGCCCAATGAAGAGAGTCGGAATCACTACGAAATGCTCGTTCGTCAGATACGGACGCTGTCCAGGGAGCGCCCGCTGGTGCTTCTGATAGACGATATACACAAGCTCGAGACGAACGACGCCAAACTGTTGACTGTCCTTGCTCATAGAGCAGCTAGGGGCGGGTATTTGATTGTCTCATCTATGCCCGTCAGAGCATATCACAAGGGGTCTGATATCGATCTTTACCTTGACGCTTTGGGCGACGAAGAAGGCTTCGTCCGGCTCAAGCTCGATAGCCTCGAGCTAAAGGATGTGCTTAGATTGTGTGAGTCAATGCTCGGTTCCACTGACAACATGGCAGATGTAGCTGGGTTCTTGATTGCCCGAACCGGCGGGAACGTCGGAGCGTGCGTAGAGCTGTTGAACACACTCGCCCAAGAAGGTCGTCTGAACCATCGTCTGGGACAGTGGTCGGTGACCTCCGACGGCGCTGGCCAAACAAAGAAGCGGGGGCGGCGTTCAGCAGTCAGACTTAACAGCGTAACAACAGGGCTCCGGACCGTTCTACTCACCGCCGCTATCAGTGGCCCCAGAGGGCCCGCCTCAATAGCACTGCGGACTACTGGCCTCGCCCAAGACGAGTTTGCAGAGCAGGTCCTTCGGCTTGAGAGCATGGGCATTCTGGTCTGGGAAACGGTCCGCAACCAGGCCTTTCTCCGTTTCTTAGACCCTACACTTCCAGTTCGTCTCATTGAGAAAGCCGATCGCGATCTTGTTGCCCAACTGAGCGGCAAAGCCACTGAGGTGCTACTTTCATGTTGGTCAAAGGGCCAACCATTTGATCCGGTCCGGCTGGTTGAACACCTTAGCCGGGCGGGGCGCCCAAGAGAAGCATTGGAGGTAGCGATCACAGAAAGTGAGCGGCAGGAATCCGACGGGGCGTATTGGCTTGGTATACAGCTATTGACGCGCGCGTTGAGGATTTCCAGGTCTCTGTTGAGCCCGGATGTCTTGCGAGAGACCGAGCTTCACGTGTCGATTGCCAGGATGACGAGGTCCCGGGGCGACGCGAGTGCTGCTCTGGATCATTGCGAGAAGGGGCTCTCTCTGCTACGAAGGGCGGGTCTTCGCGGCTCCGACACCAAGATATCGACAGCTGTTCAATTGGAGAGGCAGGCGGGACTGTGCTGTGAGGACTTGAGCGAATATGATGGAGCGATCGACCATTATCGGCAAGCCCTGTCGTTGCTTGGTCCCTTCTGCCAAAATCCCGAGCACAAGAGGCGATGGATGGAGTTGCAGAGCCTGTTGGGTTGGACACAAATGCTGGCCCGTCGTTATGACGAGAGCGAGAAGACGACTAAGGAGCTGCTCAAGCACGTAGATGCGGAGTCGTTTCCCGAACAAGCCATACAGGCACTTAATATACTCGGATGGATCTGTTTTTATCGAGCCAAGCCGCAGGAGGGTCTGAAGTACTTCAGACGAGGGCTTTCTGAAGCTCACGGAGACTCGTTGTCCGCAGATGCAGAGTTTCAAAGTCTCACGGGCGCTGCTTCAGCCTCGTGGCTCATGGGGCAATGGACCGATGCGGTCTCCTATTATCAAAGGGCTTTAGACCTTGCGGAACGCAATCGGAATCCGGCTCTTAAGAGCAAAGCGATAGGTAACCTTGCAGTAGCCGAATACCAGCTCGGGAAGCTCCGTCTAGCAGAGAAACACTTCAGGGAGTTTCTTGCTCTGGCCATTGAGGGGGGGCTAATAGAAACCTATGTCATCGCTCTCGGCAATCTTGGCGCTTTGCTCAGGGACCAGGGCAGAAATGAGCAAGCTCGGGAGCTACTGGAGAAGGCCCGACGAATTGCCCGCAAGAAGCACTATGACCGCCATGTGCTCCTGATCGAGGGGAACATAGGAGAGCTAATGCTGAACAAGGGAGAATACAAACGCTCCGAATCACTCTTGCGAAAAGTGCTTCAGCGCGTGCGTAAAGGCGGCTACGCCGACCTCGTTCCAGAAGCATACCGAAGAATGGCCTGTGTGGCCCTCAAACAGGGATCTTCGCGGCGTTTCGACTATTACGCTCGAAAGTGCGAGGAATGCGCTCAACATGTTGGTGACCAGCTCGAGCTATGTTATCTCGAACGACTGAAAGCGCATTGCTACATCCTTCGGAACCAATACCAGAAGGCAGAAGAGACATTCAGGAATGTCGCGTCCTCATTTGAATCAAGCGGGGCATCCTTCGAGGAGGCACTCACCAAACTTCAATGGGCGGAGCTGTGCCTGAAGGAAGGAAGGGTAGCTCAGACAGAGCAGCTGTTGTCAGGGCTTGAAAGTGTATTCGACGAGGCCGGAGCGACTAGACATCTGGACAGAGTGAGAAGCCTGCGACAAGAGCTCTCTCAAAGGATAACCTGCTCAGATGAGATCGCTCATGTACTTAAGGCCTTTAAGAAGCTGCGAGCCTCCGATGACGTAGAGACGGCGCTTCGATCGGTCGCGCAAACTATGGTCCTGACGACCGGCGCCGACCGAGGTCTGGTCATTGGCCTCAATCGGCGCGGTATGATCCAGTTCGAGGCGTCCGCCAACTTCGCAGGCGCTCTGGAGCAGGACCTTAATGTCTCATCCAGAATTCTAGAGTATGTAGCGAAGTCCCGTGAACCGCTTCTGATCGAGTCGGCGATGACAGACCCCCGTTTCCTGGACAGTTCGAGCATTCGTAGTCTTCAGCTTGGGTCGGTTATTTGCGTTCCGGTTTTTGCAGGAGATAACGTGCAGGCCGTCTTATACGCGGATGGCAAGAAATCCCACCTCTTCCGTGAGCATAGGGATTTCTCCCTTATGCAGCTCGTCTCGCACCACGTTGGTCTGTTTCTGGACAATCTGAGAATTCGCAGTGAGAATCAACTTGTCGAGGAACTTATTACGTGTCTGGCACATGAGATGAGGTCGCTTCTGAGCGCAGTTCTCTGCTCTCTGAAAATGATGACCATGCCTTCCAAACAGCCGTTGTCCTACCACGTTGGGTCCGCTAACGAGCAGGTCAGAAGGCTCTCACGACTTGCCGACGAGACTATCGACCTCATAAGGTGCAAGAGTCGTTTCCGTGACCTCGGTTCAGAGAGAATCGATATGAATGCACTGATTCGCCATACGGTTAAGGCCTTGGAACTCATTGTGCATGAGCGACGTTTGTCTCTTGACCTCGAGCTCTGGGACGGTTTGCCCGCCGTAAAAGGACAAACGGAAGCATTGGAGCAGGTGGTGGCTAACCTGGTCACAAACGCCTGTAAGTACACGAGCTCAGGTGGCGCGATCCGCATAAAGTCTAGATTGAGATCCAGCGTGCGTGATCAGTCAACATCCGGCTCATCGTATTTATACTTAAGCGATGACAGAAACTGGAAGGGCTCATTCGTAGCGATTAGCGTAATCAACGATGGTGAAGGGATGGACGAAGCCGAATGCGAACGTGTCTTTCAGAAATTCGCAAGGGCTCGGAAGGTGGAAAGCGAGAGACGTGTCAGCGGCTCCGGGCTGGGACTTTACATCTGCCGCAAAATCGTCGAACAACACGGCGGTCGCATCTGGGCCACGCCCCAAAAAGGCAAGGGAACCGACATAACATTCACCCTTCCAATCGCCTCGCCTCCGGAAGTAGCGTAG